A region of the Arachis hypogaea cultivar Tifrunner chromosome 15, arahy.Tifrunner.gnm2.J5K5, whole genome shotgun sequence genome:
CCTGAGATATGAATGTATAAATAAACTCCTCTCCTTGACCTATATTTACATATCTTATCAATGGATTAATTATCTTTTTTCTACCTACATTAAAGCAAAAATTTAGATATGGATTGACTTTGTAAATGTTAACCgagaaaaagaaaggtttttacTTTTTTTGCCCTTCTCATAGTTAAAGTCTTCACAGTTAAACCTATCAACTGACTAAAGAAGTAGGAGAGAAACATGACAACCAGCAGAAATTATTGCATAAATATACtgttaaattataaattacaattaatataattatcatCGGAACACAACATTTGTGGAAATTATAATAAGATACCCTTCAATCTAATGATAATCAAATGTTAAAATAAATTGCAGATCATAAAAAACACCACTAAATGTTGCAAAGCAAAGTTAAGAACAAATTATTGAAATACCAACTATGTTAAACAGGTGCAGCATGGCAACAATACTTtcttgaatctgatttttgtaattcttgttttcaaaataaaatcgtGAGAAAGAAAGGGAGAAACTTGATCATGGAGACACAAGTTAAATTCCATGTATAAGGGTTAATAACAATGCGATTATCAATGGGTGAATTAGCAACCACATAAGATCAAAGATTGGTGCTTACCGGCAGCTGGAGAAAGGTAGACGATGCTGTTGCTGCTCACGATGCAACTGCTTGATGGCGGTCCTGGCTCTGCAACGTcgaaattaggattaggttactGGCGGGATTATGTGTTTTGAATATAGAAAGactgaatttaattttcaattgaggGTGGTAACAATAGTGGGCTTCACTCCGCAGTTTAAACAAGCCACCATTTAgatgtatattatatataataaaaaactatgatatattttattctaaCAATATTAATAGAATTATTCAAAAACTGATATATTTAATTGGGGGCTATAATAATACTAAtactaatactaataataataataataataataataataataataataataaatttgtaataagaataaaaataaaaaaatcgtgaaaatgaattttcttttattttttaattaaaaaaattgacacTACCTCattatagaatttaaaatttattcattttaatttagataaagCAAAAACTAACAACTGTGTAACAAAAATGATTTTAATAATATGTACGTTAACagtactacaaaaaaaaaaggcaCTAATTTTTATTGTAGTCTTTGAATTTACTTATTATAGTACTTGAATTTTAATTATGcttctataacaatatataacaaTATCTCAAAtatcaccaattttttttttctatattacccaaatttttataataatctaAAAGTACATACTCAGCCACGTACTCAAAgaaatttaacaaaattgctCACTCTCAAtcgtaaaattataaaattggctCTATTTGCAAAATAGTTTAAAAACAgcaatttttttttcaggtttatTATTATAACGTATATTAATTCTATTTATCAAAACTATGAAtaataatttcattttttattcttaaGATGAACTTAAAAAGATGAGACCTATCTTATAAATTAAATtacttcaaaaatttatttaatacagAACAAGTGAAGTTTATTTCTTGACTATAGAGAGATAAAAATAATTTCCTAACGAATATAggtcaaaataaatataaatttatttaattttttaaaatttatattaagtaTTAAATTGGTGATATAATCAACGCACTGCTTCAACAACATAACAATGACTTCATAGCCATTTGATTGCTAggaaaaaatattatgaaaaataatattaaacaactacaagtaaataaaataagtaacaaaaaatgaagataaaaattaattttttattgcttGCCATGgatatatacataataaaataaatcatgcTTCTGGTACCTAATCTGCTAAAATGGGACAGTATCTTTTTTTAGAACTATttgtttttttagattttttctttatttttgtgatttgttttaattttattaaacgaaaaaaaatacCATTTTCGTTTTGCTTTAATTCCTAAGATTTATCAAACACGAAAATATATGACCTTGTGTGCATTGAAGTGGACTCCTTCGTTAACTAATCATTTAATTTTTGTTGAGACTTTTATTACTGTTGCTGGGTAGTCATCAACATGCATTCAGCTACACtgtcatataaaaaataaacgaAGGAATGATCTTGGCTGTCAATTGAATGTTGTCTCAAAATAATTTCAAGTCACCAAAAACTAAATGGGATATATATTTATACGTAATTTTAAACTAGAACATGTTCCTTGCTACCTCACCAGGCTCACACCAACTAAAAACACAAATTTGTTAAGTCAGAGTATACCAATTACACGCCAATGTTGTCAATAACCAGGTCAACTCATATACTGAAAAAACTTAGCTGTATCTAACAAGAACAAACTAACAAGTCTATACAACATCTCTCAAACGAAGCAATTCTCTTCTGGTATTTTATTGAGGTCAAAAGTAATTTTCGGAGCTTTGTTAACAGTAGATACAACCTCCTCGGAACTATCGTTGTTCACAACGTCGTCCTCCTCCATCGAGTCTTGAACTACCTCCCCTGATTCTTCTGGAGTCTCTCGaacattctcttgaattaaacctGAAAGTTAGATCAGAGCCAAGTAATATAATTTTGTTACCAATAGTAAATAAGAAAAAAACCATGGCTACGCAACAATGATATAATATTATCTAGCTTACGGTCCCAAAGTCGTGCAAGCTTTCTCTCTATAAGGATGAATTCCTCCCGAGACGTAATACCAATTTCAACAGAAAGAGGATTCTCGTAGCGTGCCTGCGCAATGTCCAACAGTACAAGCACAAATGTTATTAAGTTGAAAAGGGCTAACAACTGTTCTAAGTATTGGTTGCTGGAATCACCTTTTCCAGCTGAATCTGCTGCTTTTTTATTCAAATCACTACTCATCTTAATTAATCAATTGCTACCAATAATTTCACAATGCATGCATAACAAATTTGGAATCTAAGTGGAGTGAAACTAGTCGACAATTCTGGTGTGACACATCTGTCATAAACCAAATTGTGATTTAAGTGGAATGAAACTCACGTGACTCTCCTACCTTCACAAAGTTGGGCTATGGAGTTCATCTATTCACTTGATCGGTAGACCTAATCCGATACTACATAAGACCAACAAATATCACAAACTGCTGCACTTTAAGTCAAGAGTTAAAGTAACAACAGAAAAGAAATCAGATTAAACGGTAACAGAGAGATGCCTGAATTCAGGGTGACTGGGGGCACCGGTTTCATTGCAGCTTACCTTATCAAAGCCTTACTAGAAAATGGTCACACTGTGAGGACCCCCGTGTGAAACCCAGATCACAATTTTAATTCTAATGATTCacatgcttttttatttttattttattctatagtttgatttctaatttgGCTATATGGCATTATCTGCTACATGTTACTTAATATTTGATCAGATGATGTTGAGAAGGTTGGCTTGCTAAGGGAATTGACTGGAGCTAATAAGAGATTAAAGATTTTTTAAGAGGATTTATTGGCGGAATGGAACTTTGATGAGGCAGTGGCAGGGGTTGATGGTGTCTTTCATACAGCATCTCCAGTGCTAGTTCCTTATGATAACATGGTTCAGgtgtccttcaattccttcaaTAGAATATGTACCTAAgcttaattaactttttgttctTTATGGCTAAAACTAAAAAACCAATAATATATCATCTAAACGTAAAGGAACATTAAAAGAGGTACCGgtgcatttttaaaaaaattaaaaacaaaaaatacttttttatatatataaatttacatTTCTAAAACTCGAAGGAAAGGCAAAATATTACATTTCGCAAACTAGGACACTGGTCGTAACATGATATATTTTTGTATCATAATTTTTTCCATAATAAAAAGATGCATGATGGGTTCTGATGCATCTGTAAGTTATATACCAAAAGCAATTAACATAGCTATATATCACTAATTAGGACCAGCTGGCTAGCTACCATAAACCAGTCAATATTAAACTGTTTTCAAAGGTATGATGTTGGGCTTTTTGACTTCAACAATAAGTTTAAACGCTAATATAATTGAGGCATGTGTAGAAATTAGTTTATCTTACCTTCACCTCATCCAGTATTTGGTGCGACAGCTTCTTGTTTGTACTAGTTATGAACACAAAGCCAAATTTCCTGCGGTACTTTCTTCCGAATTGCTCCAGCTCCTGCAGTTTTAAGAAACTCAAATGGTTTATCAAGCTTATAAAGTGTCCTTTGTTTACAGgataataacattttaaaaattagtgttgCCGTTTGAAAAGGTAAGAGGACTAAGGAATTGTGCGACTTATCAGAGCGTACCAACATAATGGGCCCAGGCGCAAACTTAGCAGCCTCATCTATGTGCAGGTGTGCAGAGAACACATCCAGCCATGATTGAATAGGTGACCTGTTGAACCATAAGTCCCTTGCATATGATGTTGCGTGCTCCAGCGAGGAGAATGGAGATGCCTGAACCATTGCCTTGGAAAACCAGATGCTAGTGCCGCAAAGAAAGAAGTCTCTCTCTTCCAATTTCCCTGATAAGCCCCATCATGAAACAAGTGAGCATAATAACCATCCAGATTCTTGCCAATCAACAGTTAACTCCGGCAGCTATATACTGAAAAAATACCACACTAAATATCTGAAATCCTTAGTAACTTCTATCCAAATTAGTCGGGCAATCAAAAAATCGCACTGTTATTAACACACCAGCAATTTTGACATTCCCTCCATGTGCAGCAGCAAATTCTAGTAGACTAGTGTACAAGTGCACCATATTCAGAAAATTGCCAAACTATGTACCAGTAATAgtgtataaatataaaataaacttttaataTTGGAATAGCAAACCAGAATAAAgctgctaataataataataataataataataataataataataataataataagcaaatGTTCTAAGACTCAATAGCCTCTTCGTGAGTATCAAAGGCATCATTGGTGGGTTCTTCTAAATCGCCCTCCCTTATTAGTGACAATCCTTCCACCTCACACTCAGCGCACTCATTTAAACTCGGTTGGGGGAAAAGTTCCACCTCACAGTGTTCATATATATCACCCATGTCAAATAAATCTCTTGGCTTTACAAGAACTACTACGCTCCATTCCTTATCAACCTCATCTTCCACATAGTATACAAGGCGAGCCTCTGACGCAAGAATGTACGGTTCATCATCCTCTCTTTCACCAACATGTATCGGATTAGAGAAATTGACAAGTGTGTGGCCCAAAACATCTTGTTTTATGCCTCTACCAGATGTGGTGTTTGCCCAAATACATCTAAACAATACGATTGTGAATTGACCACTGTAATTCAGCTCAATAATGTCCACTAGTTTCCCATAATACGAGACACCACCAACCGCAACATTACTGTCACGCTTGCTTGCATAACTTCTAGTGTCGGATGTGACGTGAACCCCGCTATTCTGAGTTTTCAGCCCTTCTTCTCTTGACAGGGTTCTAAACCTAAATCCATTTACATTATAAGCTGTAAAGCGGCTAGCTTGAACATTGGGGCCACATGCAAGCCATTGCAGTTCACTCGAATGCCTGATGCTTCCCAAGGGAACCTGGTAGGTAACAATGACGCATTTCATTAGGTAGGGATTGAACAAATAGGATACCGTATATGACACCGTCTATAATTACAGGCTTCACCTCACGCTTGAACCACTCGGAAAATTCTCTGTGCACAACGCTGTCTATGTGAGACTGGGACCTTGTCCTGCTTCGCAACTGCCTCTTTTTGATGGCCCTAAAATCACTAGAGAGATAACAAGAGTTTTATGTCAGAAACTCCATCTAGAGCATGGCATGTTCGTATTCAAATAATGTCAACTTTACTTACTCTATGTACTTTTCCACAGCCGGAGAATTGACCAAGACGTGACGATGAGCTTGAAATTTCTCAGTTGGTGTGAGATTATAAAACGAAGCAGCTCCAACAGCCTTTCCTACCCCCGGGAACATGGCTGCACTTTCACACTGGTCAGGTTCACACGGTCGATCGTCAACACGCATTGGTCGATTGATCCTACTCTCGACATTATCGAGGTATCTTGAGCAGAACACGAGAATCTCCTCTGATAAGTATCCCTCTGCGATAGAGCCCTCCGGTTGTGACCTATTACGCACGAACTGCTTGAGACGACATAAGTACCTTTCGATTGGGTACATCCACCGATATTGAACTGGGCCACCGAGTCGCACTTCCTCGACCAGATGTACCGTCAAGTGCACCATGACGGTGAAGAAAGATGGGGGGAAAATCATCTCCATGCGGCAAAGAGTATGGACCACATGATCCTGAAGCAGAGGAAGTTGTTGAGGGTCAATGGATTTACTGCATATTCTGCGGAAAAAGGACGAGAAATCCGCCAAGACAGATGACACTGGGGCAGGCAAAGCATTCCTTAACGCAATTGGCAGGAGATGCTCCATCAGAATGTGACAGTCGTGACTTTTCAAGCCCGACATCTTGCGCTGTCGTAGGTCAACACAGCGGGAAATGTTGCTAGAGTAGCCATCTGGAAAGACCACATTCTTGATAGTACGTAAAAAGACATCCTTCTGTGGATTGGTCATAGTAAAGATGGCGGGTGGGTACTTTCCATCTTCCCGTGGCCACAGATCATGcttgattcccatcaattggAGGTCTTTTCTTGCCTTAAGGTGGTCTTTAGATTTACCTTTCTCGTTCATTATGGTAAAAACTATGTTGTCGCAcacattcttctctatgtgcatcacATCAAGATTATGACGCAATCCATTGTTTTCCCAGTATGGTAGCTCAAAGAATATACTCCTCTTCTTCCAAGGGGATTCGTCATGTACGGCGGTTTGCTGTCCGCGTATCCTTTTCCCAGTAACCGATTGCACCTTGCCAAGGTGGACATGCACGTCCTGTAGTTGTCTTGCAATGTCTCCACCTGAGAGTTTGACAGGTGGACCTCTAGACTCTATCCTTCCATCAAATCTATCCCGGTCCTTTCTATATCTGTGGGAAGGATTCAGAAAGCGACGATGGCCCATGTAACACCATTTCTGACTGTGTGAGAGACGGTTAGTCTCAGCATCCAAATTGCATGCAGGACAAGCTTTCCCACCGTACGTGTTCCACCCGGACAAGTTGCCTAAACCAGGAAAATCACTGATTGTCCACATTAATGCAGCATACATCCTGAAAGTCTTTTTCGTGTAAGCATCGTACGTTTCAACACCAACCCACAACAGCTTCAACTCTTCGATCAAGGGCTGTAAGTAGACATCTATATCATTTCCAGGCATTTTAGGCCCAGGAATAATCATGGAGAGGACAAATGAGGTGGGTTTCATGCAAATCCAAGGGGGCAGGTTGTACGGAATAAGAACCACTGGCCAAATTGAGTACTTCGAGCTCATGTTTCCATAAGGGTTAAAGCCATCGCTAGCCAAGGCTAGGCGAACACTGCGTGGATCGCTGGAGAAGTCATAATAAGTCCTGTCAAATGCCTTCCATGCGTCGCCGTCCCGTGGATGCCGGTAAATACCGTCAGAGCTATGCCCACTCTTATGCCACAACATGTCTGCGGCTGTCTTACTAGACATGTAGAGCCGCTGCAATCGTGGGATAAGGGGGAAGTAGCGAAGAGTCTTCGCCGCTTGCAGTTTTCCGTTCTTCTTAACGACCCTGTTGATCCTTACTCTGGAGTTCTTATTAGTCTTTTGCTTCCATCTTGATGCCCCACATCGCTTGCATTTAGACAACTCTTCATCGCTGCCCTGGTATAACATGCAGTCATTTGGACATGCATCTATCTTTTTGTATGCGATACCGAGCTTCCTTATGATCCTCTTGGCATCGTGCATAGTGCTTGGAATCCTTGCATTCTCAAAGGCATCCGCCAGCAACTCCAGTATCATTCCGAAGGCCTTGTCACTCACTCCGCACATGGATTTTATATGATAGAGCCTCACCAAAAAAGATAGCTTAGAGAACCTTGTACATCCCGGGTATAGCTCCTGCGCTCCATCTTCGAGCAGTTCATGCAAGTTACGGACCTCTCTACTACTTTCATTTGATAAGTATGGCAACTCCTCCCAATCCCCGCCAGCGGGTTCATTCACTGAATCGTCTTCGTCGCCATGCAGTCCCGGGAAGTTGAACGCCTCCTGAACCATGTCAAGCATTGGATCTTTGAGGTTTCTATCGGGTTCTACTACCTGTTCTTCCATAGAGCTCTCTGCCACGCGTCTCTCCCCGTGATGTACCCAAAATGTATAAGTAGATGGGAAAGGTTTTATTATCAAATGATCATACACATCCTCCCTAGTTTGGAGAAGGCGAAAACCGCATTTCAAACATGGACAATGTATCATCCCATCGGATGATGCATTGGCAAATGCGAAATCTAAGAATCTGTTTAAACCGTCCCTATACTCTGTACCAATTCGTGGCTTAGAAATCCAACTCTTATCGATGTCTACTTCAATGATATAATAGAACaccgaaaattcaaataataaagtcAGAGTATGAAATAGATGCTGACAAtaactcttaaaataaaaaacacaaaacacagaTACTATCCATCAAAACAATACGCATCACACAAGATAATTTATTGAAAGTTGCTTACTCATTGGAAAATTCTGCACTTTAGAAAAAATTTACTGGAAAAAAGAAATGCTGGTCCCAAAGCCAAAATATTGAAATGGAAAATAAAaccttacaaaaaaaaaaaaggaaagagaggcGTTATAGTTAGAGTTAAAATCATACTTAAGACAAAAGCATCGAAGAACTAAACaatcaattataaaatataagaaaatttaataattttcttgttaaagaaataaaaaatgactaaTAGATAAAGGGATTAAGTTAACTAGTTTTAACATGCACATCAAACTTGTAAATATATATAAGTTTGGTAACTTACTAGATGtgtcctttttcaattaattaagaTTAAGTAATTTGCAACAATAATATGAAAAACTAACTATTATATACATACAGCCAcaatattattgttattgtatATATACATGACAGTGCGATTCACCTATATTACTATCTGGATGACTAAATAGATGTGCTGCTTACAATTTGCTAAGGTGAATATGAACGAACAATCTGAAAACTAGTACCGGCTATGGAATAATTTACTGCATTATCCAATAATTTACTGCATTATCTATGTGGCATCCGTAACAGTCATATCTATACTTCTATAACGAACAATAAATTCTTATTTCCTAGTACTTGATAAAAGGATTCAGGGACTCACACAAGAATCATGCACTTCTGTCTAAAACGACACACCGAGCTTTCTTCCCATCCAATTACAATGAGTAAAATTACATTAAAGTTGTGAGAAATAACAATAATTTGAGTGCCGAAATTTTaccaaaagataagaaaaatgtgAGAAAATATATAGGGAATTTGAAATCATGCTAATTGAAGTTCAAATTAGCTTCATGATTTCATCATATCACTGCTATATTTTACTGATCCAAGTTGGCAGATCAACTTAAGCCAATTAACAAATAGATCAGAAGTGGTCTGCCATTAATTTATAGatctttatattaaaaaaaatacttggtAAATTCACGAAAAGATTTTGTGAAAGACTCATTGCTTCTTAACAAATGAAGTACCTGTGACAGTTGAAGGTACAAGGATGCACCCTagataatttatttcaaatccccGAGATATCCGCTCGTCGGAGAACCTGCTTCAAGggttttaattttatcctatgtCATCGAAGAAAACAGAACCCATAAATTATCTCACAAGCGtttaaaaaataagttagaaaaagagaaaaagaagatggTAACAAACATTTGGAACTAATGATTAACTAAACCTGAAATATGTGTGAAAATTGAGATAATCCAGAAAATGACATAATTGACTGTGAACATAATAACATAAAGAATTTAAATATGCACAGGTTCAGAAAAGGTTAATAAGCACACAAGTGTTAAGCTGGCGACTCTTCTAGCTTTCTCTTTATCTCAAAATAAGTGTATGATTTCAAGAATAACGTTGGTTTCACGTGAGAAAAGTGAGGGAAATGAACAATAGAGAGTAGAATGATAAAAGCAGTGCAGTTATAGATGAATGTCGTCTCAAGTAGTATCATTCTCTAAGGTTCAGTaagttcaaaagcaacaaagtgcatTTGTCAGATGATAATAAAGGCTTTATCTGACAGCTGGATCCTTTTCTCACTTTAATTTCAGGCTTCCACTGTCACCTGATAATCATACTTACATTTCCACCTTCAAAAATGATGTATAAGTACATAGATATCAACTTAACAAGTGTGTAGATGTAGGCGTTGTAAAATAGTGAGAAATCattaaattcttgcaaattttcTACAGCTTCCAATAGTGGATAAGGATGTATGTTTTACTTGAACAAAAAATGAGATGGTCACGTAACCCACATGGCAATATTAAAATTAAGAGGCTATAAAGATTTGTTCATTCTAATTGATGTGGAGATTTTGTCATAATCTATTTGTTCATTATAGTTGATGTGGAGATTTTATCATGATCTCTTACTAATGTTGA
Encoded here:
- the LOC112750328 gene encoding uncharacterized protein gives rise to the protein MRRSELRIGRYVDLNRGLRAANYDEDGTVVVGGISNRDKKGFAVVDDTANVREALRHIVSGRRSAEAAAYLLRAKGGWVGTSVVVRSSAVHVPVSSRGFSTAPVSSSSTFPLYTVVRRSTAPSPPFQSYCQHLFHTLTLLFEFSVFYYIIEVDIDKSWISKPRIGTEYRDGLNRFLDFAFANASSDGMIHCPCLKCGFRLLQTREDVYDHLIIKPFPSTYTFWVHHGERRVAESSMEEQVVEPDRNLKDPMLDMVQEAFNFPGLHGDEDDSVNEPAGGDWEELPYLSNESSREVRNLHELLEDGAQELYPGCTRFSKLSFLVRLYHIKSMCGVSDKAFGMILELLADAFENARIPSTMHDAKRIIRKLGIAYKKIDACPNDCMLYQGSDEELSKCKRCGASRWKQKTNKNSRVRINRVVKKNGKLQAAKTLRYFPLIPRLQRLYMSSKTAADMLWHKSGHSSDGIYRHPRDGDAWKAFDRTYYDFSSDPRSVRLALASDGFNPYGNMSSKYSIWPVVLIPYNLPPWICMKPTSFVLSMIIPGPKMPGNDIDVYLQPLIEELKLLWVGVETYDAYTKKTFRMYAALMWTISDFPGLGNLSGWNTYGGKACPACNLDAETNRLSHSQKWCYMGHRRFLNPSHRYRKDRDRFDGRIESRGPPVKLSGGDIARQLQDVHVHLGKVQSVTGKRIRGQQTAVHDESPWKKRSIFFELPYWENNGLRHNLDVMHIEKNVCDNIVFTIMNEKGKSKDHLKARKDLQLMGIKHDLWPREDGKYPPAIFTMTNPQKDVFLRTIKNVVFPDGYSSNISRCVDLRQRKMSGLKSHDCHILMEHLLPIALRNALPAPVSSVLADFSSFFRRICSKSIDPQQLPLLQDHVVHTLCRMEMIFPPSFFTVMVHLTVHLVEEVRLGGPVQYRWMYPIERYLCRLKQFVRNRSQPEGSIAEGYLSEEILVFCSRYLDNVESRINRPMRVDDRPCEPDQCESAAMFPGVGKAVGAASFYNLTPTEKFQAHRHVLVNSPAVEKYIDDFRAIKKRQLRSRTRSQSHIDSVVHREFSEWFKREVPLGSIRHSSELQWLACGPNVQASRFTAYNVNGFRFRTLSREEGLKTQNSGVHVTSDTRSYASKRDSNVAVGGVSYYGKLVDIIELNYSGQFTIVLFRCIWANTTSGRGIKQDVLGHTLVNFSNPIHVGEREDDEPYILASEARLVYYVEDEVDKEWSVVVLVKPRDLFDMGDIYEHCEVELFPQPSLNECAECEVEGLSLIREGDLEEPTNDAFDTHEEAIES